In Tachysurus fulvidraco isolate hzauxx_2018 chromosome 3, HZAU_PFXX_2.0, whole genome shotgun sequence, a single window of DNA contains:
- the LOC113644358 gene encoding uncharacterized protein LOC113644358 isoform X2, producing the protein MSTAHFKTRLTEDSPGEEYTEVFVDLCNQLANFDEKALKDLFKHGLRDILRYLMSSTREIKTFSEFFDLVLLLDGSTLTLSSVETAVNFLFFLGGAHGRRPTVPPSSPVPCTPVTEPGLMATIPASSAEARANRLVSKLADTPMRSARAAGIPKPPAGTDRVARTDRVDGTCRVDGTCRVDGTCRVDGTCGTDRVDGTDWVDGTSRIGWVDRND; encoded by the exons ATGTCTACAGCGCACTTCAAAACACGACTGACA gAGGACTCCCCGGGCGAGGAATATACagaggtattcgtggacctgtgCAATCAACTTGCaaacttcgatgagaaggcgctcaaagacctttttaagcacggactaagggacatcctgcggtatttgatgtcGTCTACccgagaaataaaaacattctcgGAGTTCTTCGACTTGgtgttgctcctggacgggtcaacgctaaccttgagcagtgtagagacggccgtaaattttttattttttttgggagGGGCCCACGGACGCCGCCCTACAGTGCCTCCGTCcagcccagtcccgtgcacaccagTGACCGAGCCAGGTCTAATGGCTACcataccggcgagctcggctgaggcccgtgctaaccggctggtctccaaactggcggataccccgatgaggtcggctcgtgcggccggcatccctaagccgccagccggaactgaccgggtcgccagaaccgaccgggtcgacgggacctgccgggtcgacgggacctgccgggtcgacgggacctgccgggtcgacggaacctgcggaaccgaccgggtcgacggcaccgactgggtcgacggaaccagccgaatcggctgggtcgaccgaaatgactga
- the LOC113644358 gene encoding uncharacterized protein LOC113644358 isoform X1, protein MSTAHFKTRLTRDRTTNPMDPAEILFCLCQEDSPGEEYTEVFVDLCNQLANFDEKALKDLFKHGLRDILRYLMSSTREIKTFSEFFDLVLLLDGSTLTLSSVETAVNFLFFLGGAHGRRPTVPPSSPVPCTPVTEPGLMATIPASSAEARANRLVSKLADTPMRSARAAGIPKPPAGTDRVARTDRVDGTCRVDGTCRVDGTCRVDGTCGTDRVDGTDWVDGTSRIGWVDRND, encoded by the exons ATGTCTACAGCGCACTTCAAAACACGACTGACA cgtgacagaacgaccaaccccatggatccagcagaaatactgttttgtctttgtcaggAGGACTCCCCGGGCGAGGAATATACagaggtattcgtggacctgtgCAATCAACTTGCaaacttcgatgagaaggcgctcaaagacctttttaagcacggactaagggacatcctgcggtatttgatgtcGTCTACccgagaaataaaaacattctcgGAGTTCTTCGACTTGgtgttgctcctggacgggtcaacgctaaccttgagcagtgtagagacggccgtaaattttttattttttttgggagGGGCCCACGGACGCCGCCCTACAGTGCCTCCGTCcagcccagtcccgtgcacaccagTGACCGAGCCAGGTCTAATGGCTACcataccggcgagctcggctgaggcccgtgctaaccggctggtctccaaactggcggataccccgatgaggtcggctcgtgcggccggcatccctaagccgccagccggaactgaccgggtcgccagaaccgaccgggtcgacgggacctgccgggtcgacgggacctgccgggtcgacgggacctgccgggtcgacggaacctgcggaaccgaccgggtcgacggcaccgactgggtcgacggaaccagccgaatcggctgggtcgaccgaaatgactga
- the gsdmeb gene encoding gasdermin Eb codes for MFSKATRKFVNEIDPDGCLIPVSRLNESDNLSVVSVVIKRNPSWFWQKPKFIPTDFTLNDVLLGEDPIEPGLIETDFLKYNGTIENSETGNAEANVGPAKMNIEGKGLHKMASSFGSLTKQEVDVQKLLCDTKNRCLDLQHSLLKQVLQRGNDVFALVKERIITTQTCTVTETVQEGGSCTSFLGLTVPKKIQVSVKNGSLHSDSKVSIEIPAKTALAYSLMELNVKSTGQFELCLLPDTYGYTEVDGLNSTNATLLNTMPNESPVQKLQQEWNKLQIDFEVLSGLPASTRSLLFPQITLLLKDKAAIRTLDFALRDLIEGRKPDLSSLDNLPSLKKAAQTTLELFKETEGAGHEPLERVTIEQHLEPSALTAINILTSALKEMTESTLSLLGSCCSCTTIQALQQLVRNVLGNTECSLKDSTLAPLAEKDTYCKVQELFGSFNVLLSKEEELIQVQISNQQEAVSPSLCIAIFGLASLSTA; via the exons ATGTTTTCTAAAGCAACCAGGAAATTTGTGAATGAGATTGACCCAGACGGCTGTTTAATCCCCGTCTCCCGGCTAAATGAATCAGATAATCTGAGTGTTGTTTCGGTGGTAATCAAGCGGAATCCGTCCTGGTTCTGGCAGAAACCCAAGTTCATTCCCACAGACTTCACCTTGAACGACGTCCTACTTGGGGAAGATCCTATAGAACCAG GTCTCATCGAAACagactttttaaaatataatggtACAATTGAAAACAGTGAGACTGGAAATGCTGAAGCAAATGTCGGTCCTGCAAAAATGAATATCGAGGGAAAAGGATTACACAAAATGGCATCCTCATTTGGGAGCCTTACAAAGCAAGAAGTGGATGTTCAGAAACTTCTATGTGACACTAAAAATAG ATGCCTGGATTTACAGCACTCCCTGTTGAAGCAGGTACTGCAGCGGGGGAACGACGTGTTCGCGCTGGTCAAGGAGCGAATAATAACCACCCAGACCTGCACAGTTACTGAAACAGTTCAGGAAGGAGGAAGCTGCACATCCTTTCTTGGACTCACTGTTCCCAAGAAGATTCAG GTTTCAGTAAAGAATGGCAGCCTTCATTCTGACAGTAAAGTATCAATAGAAATCCCGGCTAAAACGGCCCTGGCTTACAGTTTAATGGAACTCAACGTGAAGAGCACCGGCCAATTTG AGCTGTGCCTGCTGCCAGACACCTATGGATACACTGAGGTAGATGGCTTGAACAGTACAAATGCAACACTGCTCAACACCATGCCAAATGAATCACCAGTCCAAAAGCTACAGCAAG agtgGAATAAGTTGCAGATAGATTTTGAGGTGCTTTCAGGACTCCCTGCCAGTACACGCTCACTTCTCTTTCCACAAATCACTCTCCTCCTGAAGGACAAGGCAGCCATCAGAACCCTGGACTTTGCA cTGAGGGATTTGATTGAAGGTAGGAAACCTGATCTGTCCTCACTGGACAATTTGCCTTCTCTGAAAAAAGCAGCACAGACTACACTGGAGTTGTTCAAGGAGACAGAAGGTGCAGGCCATGAGCCTTTGGAAAGAGTCACCATTGAACAACATTTAGAGCCGTCTGCCCTCACTGCCATCAACATCCTCACCAGTGCATTAAAGG AGATGACCGAATCAACCTTGAGTTTGCTCGGGTCCTGCTGTAGCTGCACCACCATACAGGCACTGCAGCAGCTG GTGCGAAATGTTCTGGGAAATACAGAGTGCTCCCTGAAGGATAGCACTTTGGCCCCATTGGCTGAAAAGGACACTTATTGTAAAGTACAAGAGCTGTTTGGGTCCTTCAATGTGTTGCTGTCCAAAGAGGAGGAATTAATCCAAGTTCAAATCAGCAACCAGCAAGAGGCTGTTTCTCCAAGTCTGTGCATTGCCATCTTTGGTTTGGCCTCATTATCAACCGCCTAA